Proteins from a single region of Deltaproteobacteria bacterium:
- a CDS encoding sulfite exporter TauE/SafE family protein translates to MLESIFLTVNEWIAGGVMIAALGCFLWGMISVVFSPCHLASIPLMVAYVGGQQTLLKPREAGFYSVAFTSGLFITIALIGIICALLGRMLGDVGDYWQILIGLILIWVALGMLGVEKCSMSGSLLYRLNLKGLLGAFVLGLAYGVLSGSCTFGFIAPILAIITVQKQIATGILFILLFAIGHCLPIVVAGSSTAAVKRVMENSAWQGAGNWFRKGAGAVIALLGAYFVINPFFSSL, encoded by the coding sequence ATGCTCGAAAGCATCTTCCTGACCGTGAATGAATGGATTGCAGGCGGTGTCATGATCGCCGCCCTGGGCTGTTTTTTGTGGGGCATGATCAGCGTGGTCTTCAGCCCCTGCCACCTGGCCTCCATCCCGCTTATGGTGGCGTACGTGGGCGGGCAGCAGACGCTTCTGAAGCCGAGGGAGGCCGGGTTCTATTCTGTGGCCTTTACATCGGGCCTTTTTATTACCATCGCCCTCATCGGTATTATCTGCGCCCTCCTGGGCCGCATGCTGGGCGACGTGGGGGACTACTGGCAGATCCTGATCGGGCTGATCCTGATCTGGGTGGCCCTCGGCATGCTGGGCGTTGAAAAGTGCTCCATGTCCGGAAGTCTTCTTTATCGCCTGAACTTGAAAGGTCTCTTGGGCGCATTCGTCCTCGGACTGGCCTATGGGGTCCTTTCGGGATCCTGCACCTTCGGATTCATCGCCCCCATCCTGGCCATCATCACGGTTCAAAAGCAGATTGCCACGGGCATCCTGTTCATCCTCCTGTTCGCCATCGGCCACTGTCTGCCCATTGTCGTGGCGGGTAGTTCAACGGCCGCGGTGAAAAGGGTCATGGAGAACAGCGCCTGGCAGGGGGCCGGAAACTGGTTCCGAAAGGGGGCGGGCGCGGTGATTGCATTGCTGGGCGCCTATTTTGTCATCAATCCGTTCTTCTCCTCCTTATAG
- a CDS encoding thioredoxin family protein — translation MEKRIKTVVLGIAALAAFIGVLSLQLSGCSSDESPASHSPTAGDVPIKGMPTMVDLGADECVPCKMMVPVLAKVEKKYRGKAAIVFIDVWKDKAPAKRFGIRAIPTQIFFDKEGKEVHRHEGFMGEADIDRIFKKMGVS, via the coding sequence ATGGAGAAGCGAATCAAGACCGTTGTGCTGGGTATTGCGGCCCTTGCAGCCTTCATCGGCGTGCTGAGTCTTCAACTCTCCGGGTGTTCATCCGACGAATCCCCGGCATCCCATTCGCCGACGGCCGGCGATGTTCCGATCAAGGGGATGCCCACCATGGTGGATCTGGGCGCCGACGAATGCGTCCCCTGCAAGATGATGGTGCCGGTCCTGGCAAAGGTGGAGAAGAAATACCGGGGAAAGGCCGCCATCGTCTTTATCGATGTCTGGAAAGACAAAGCACCGGCCAAACGGTTCGGCATCCGGGCCATCCCCACTCAGATTTTTTTTGATAAAGAGGGGAAAGAGGTCCACCGCCATGAAGGATTCATGGGCGAGGCGGACATCGACCGAATCTTCAAGAAAATGGGCGTGAGCTAG
- a CDS encoding thioredoxin family protein — MKIRKKSVWMPAMVLTAVFPLMVGLGGLAGADEPVPVTVEEAYPGLATGILKSARLTDMEKDVLLQAYQVEIREDFAGKILGEAPPEMRKELEKNLFFLLEQKAMEMLIKQDAVSMGISADQPKEEMLKAYVERLTDGITVNEAEMKAFYETNKAMVGGMPFDQVKESIEPFLLEQKKVAALDARIEGLGKRTDIRVNRDWVKKQAESARDNPVDKARMSGKPTLVEFGAAGCVPCDMMQPILDKLRKKFHDTLNVVFVHVRENQLLGARFGIRSIPVQAFFDRNGKEVFRHVGFYAEEEVLKQLARLGVK; from the coding sequence ATGAAAATACGGAAAAAAAGCGTGTGGATGCCGGCTATGGTGTTGACGGCGGTTTTCCCCCTCATGGTAGGCCTGGGAGGATTGGCGGGGGCCGATGAACCGGTTCCCGTAACCGTGGAAGAGGCCTATCCGGGCCTGGCAACAGGGATCTTAAAATCGGCCAGGCTGACGGACATGGAAAAGGATGTACTTCTTCAAGCCTACCAGGTTGAAATCCGGGAGGATTTTGCCGGGAAAATACTTGGAGAAGCGCCTCCTGAGATGCGAAAGGAATTGGAGAAGAATCTCTTCTTTTTGCTGGAACAGAAGGCCATGGAAATGCTCATCAAACAGGATGCAGTGTCCATGGGCATTTCTGCTGATCAGCCCAAAGAGGAGATGTTGAAGGCGTACGTGGAGCGTCTCACGGACGGCATTACGGTAAACGAGGCGGAAATGAAGGCATTTTATGAGACCAACAAAGCGATGGTCGGCGGCATGCCCTTTGATCAGGTCAAGGAGAGCATCGAACCCTTTCTGCTCGAGCAGAAAAAGGTGGCGGCCCTCGATGCCCGCATTGAGGGCCTGGGCAAGAGGACGGATATCCGCGTCAACCGGGATTGGGTGAAGAAACAGGCGGAATCGGCCAGGGACAACCCGGTGGACAAGGCACGCATGTCCGGAAAACCTACCCTGGTCGAATTCGGGGCTGCGGGGTGCGTCCCATGTGATATGATGCAGCCCATACTCGACAAACTTAGAAAGAAATTTCACGACACGCTCAACGTGGTTTTTGTGCACGTGCGGGAGAACCAGCTCCTGGGTGCCCGGTTCGGAATCCGTTCGATTCCGGTTCAGGCATTTTTTGACAGGAACGGGAAAGAGGTCTTTCGACATGTGGGATTCTATGCAGAAGAAGAGGTCTTGAAGCAACTGGCGCGACTGGGGGTCAAGTAG
- the arsM gene encoding arsenite methyltransferase, producing the protein MKPEDNEIHGLVKEKYAAIAEGKRGMGASSCCGGPTLITDIQAMGRILDYQDEDLLLAPGEANLGLGCGNPIGKADLKPGEIVLDLGSGAGFDAFLAARQVGAAGKVIGMDMTGEMVEKARANAESLNIHNVDFRMGKIEALPVEDNSVDVVISNCVVNLSPDKTAVFGEIHRVLKPGGRIVISDILRSGEIPKALQDNPLAYTGUVAGAISPGEVEGILSDLGFQAIAIRQKEQSEEIIRGWNVADNAEKVVFSAYILAVKPS; encoded by the coding sequence ATGAAACCAGAAGACAACGAGATACATGGGCTGGTCAAAGAAAAATATGCCGCCATCGCAGAAGGGAAGCGCGGCATGGGCGCCTCGTCGTGTTGCGGCGGTCCCACGCTCATCACAGACATCCAGGCCATGGGAAGGATCCTTGACTATCAGGATGAGGATCTCCTGCTGGCGCCCGGAGAGGCAAACCTGGGACTGGGTTGCGGCAATCCCATCGGCAAAGCGGATCTGAAGCCGGGCGAGATCGTGCTGGACCTCGGCAGCGGTGCGGGATTCGATGCCTTTCTGGCGGCCAGGCAGGTGGGTGCGGCAGGGAAAGTGATCGGTATGGATATGACCGGGGAAATGGTTGAGAAAGCCAGGGCCAACGCCGAAAGTCTGAATATCCACAATGTAGACTTCCGCATGGGAAAGATCGAGGCCCTGCCTGTTGAGGACAATTCCGTGGATGTGGTCATTTCCAATTGCGTCGTCAACCTTTCCCCGGACAAGACCGCGGTTTTCGGCGAAATTCATCGGGTTTTGAAGCCGGGGGGCCGGATCGTTATTTCCGATATCCTCCGCTCCGGAGAAATCCCAAAGGCGCTTCAAGACAACCCCCTCGCCTATACCGGGTGAGTGGCCGGGGCCATTTCACCCGGGGAGGTGGAAGGGATTCTGTCGGACCTGGGGTTTCAGGCAATCGCCATCCGGCAAAAGGAGCAGAGCGAGGAGATCATTCGAGGCTGGAACGTCGCGGACAATGCGGAAAAGGTGGTTTTTTCCGCCTATATTCTGGCGGTCAAGCCATCTTAA
- a CDS encoding thioredoxin family protein: MEIKVLGPGCPKCEQTEKRVKEAIHEAGVDVTVSKVKDVMDIAKHGVFMTPAVVVDGEVKCVGKVPSKEEIKAWITS, encoded by the coding sequence ATGGAAATCAAGGTATTGGGGCCTGGGTGTCCCAAATGCGAGCAGACGGAAAAACGCGTTAAAGAGGCAATACATGAGGCAGGGGTCGATGTCACGGTGAGCAAGGTCAAAGACGTCATGGACATTGCCAAACACGGCGTCTTCATGACGCCGGCGGTGGTGGTGGACGGGGAGGTTAAGTGTGTGGGCAAGGTCCCTTCCAAAGAAGAGATCAAGGCATGGATAACCAGCTAG
- a CDS encoding thioredoxin family protein, which translates to MQIKVLGPGCVQCDRLEQDLMQVMSETGVMADIEHVRDIKEIGRYGVMGTPALLINGRVKSVGKVPLKSKMVEWIMEAQGVRHKE; encoded by the coding sequence ATTCAGATCAAGGTCTTGGGGCCGGGGTGCGTGCAGTGCGATCGCCTTGAGCAGGACCTCATGCAGGTCATGTCTGAAACCGGGGTCATGGCCGACATCGAGCACGTTCGGGATATCAAGGAGATCGGTCGTTACGGGGTCATGGGAACGCCGGCCCTGCTCATCAACGGCCGGGTCAAGTCAGTGGGCAAGGTGCCGCTGAAATCAAAAATGGTTGAATGGATCATGGAGGCGCAGGGCGTAAGGCATAAGGAATAA
- a CDS encoding permease, which yields MKERTKLIYIILIFAAAYYIPWANETVRRSGLEAFMMLQEYAREHVLTCLIPAFFIAGAIAVFVSQASVLKYFGATAGKILSYSVASVSGTVLAVCSCTVLPLFAGIYTRGAGIGPATAFLYSGPAINVLAIVLTARILGWELGLARAIGAVLFAVITGLLMAFIFRKDDAARAAGQIYLPEEEGKGRTLAQDALFMLTLVLILIFAAFARPAPGSTGFWPAVFAAKWIITAGLLIILGFMLKRWFVKEERTTWVQSTWGFMKQIFPLLGAGVLVAGFMLGRPGHPALIPEHYVASLVGGNSLWANLFASVSGALMYFATLTEVPILQGLIGSGMGKGPALSLLLAGPALSLPNMLVIGGVMGVKKTAVFCVIIVILSTIAGMTYGWISG from the coding sequence TTGAAAGAGAGAACAAAACTCATTTACATCATCCTGATTTTTGCGGCCGCCTATTATATCCCCTGGGCGAATGAGACGGTGCGGCGATCGGGCCTCGAGGCCTTCATGATGCTCCAGGAGTATGCCCGCGAGCATGTCCTGACCTGCCTCATTCCCGCCTTTTTTATTGCCGGCGCCATTGCCGTGTTTGTGTCCCAGGCATCGGTCCTGAAGTATTTCGGGGCCACGGCCGGGAAAATCCTTTCTTATTCGGTTGCTTCCGTATCCGGGACGGTCCTCGCGGTCTGTTCGTGCACGGTGCTGCCCCTGTTTGCGGGAATCTATACGCGGGGAGCGGGCATCGGCCCGGCAACGGCCTTCCTCTATTCCGGCCCTGCCATCAACGTGCTGGCCATCGTGCTCACGGCCAGGATTTTAGGGTGGGAACTGGGTCTGGCCAGGGCCATCGGAGCAGTCCTGTTTGCCGTCATCACCGGCCTTCTCATGGCCTTCATCTTCAGAAAGGACGATGCGGCGCGGGCAGCCGGGCAGATCTACCTCCCGGAGGAAGAGGGGAAAGGCCGCACCCTGGCCCAGGATGCGCTGTTCATGCTGACCTTGGTGCTGATCCTTATTTTTGCCGCCTTTGCAAGACCTGCCCCGGGGTCCACCGGGTTCTGGCCGGCTGTTTTTGCCGCCAAATGGATTATCACGGCCGGGCTTCTCATTATTCTCGGCTTTATGCTGAAGCGCTGGTTTGTAAAAGAAGAGAGAACCACCTGGGTCCAGTCCACCTGGGGATTCATGAAACAGATCTTTCCCCTTCTGGGCGCCGGGGTCCTGGTGGCGGGCTTTATGCTGGGCAGACCCGGGCATCCGGCTCTGATCCCGGAGCACTATGTGGCATCCCTGGTGGGGGGCAATTCCCTGTGGGCCAATCTGTTTGCGTCGGTATCCGGGGCCTTGATGTATTTCGCCACACTGACGGAGGTGCCCATTCTCCAGGGTCTCATCGGATCCGGCATGGGCAAGGGGCCGGCCCTCAGTCTCCTTCTTGCGGGACCGGCCCTCTCCCTTCCCAACATGCTGGTAATCGGCGGGGTCATGGGGGTCAAGAAGACAGCTGTCTTTTGCGTGATTATTGTTATTTTAAGTACCATCGCGGGCATGACTTACGGCTGGATCTCTGGGTAA
- a CDS encoding metalloregulator ArsR/SmtB family transcription factor, which yields MKSFVKVMKALSDPNRVKIIKMLQHKSMCVCEVQAALGVAQPTVSKHLKLLEDAGLVDYRKDGLWVNYHLTDGGRSPYAAALLGNLRHWLEKDEQVAPLLEKLPSICREEICRR from the coding sequence ATGAAATCATTTGTCAAGGTGATGAAGGCGCTTTCCGATCCCAACCGGGTCAAGATCATCAAGATGCTGCAGCACAAATCCATGTGTGTCTGCGAGGTGCAGGCCGCCCTGGGGGTTGCCCAGCCTACCGTGTCAAAACACCTGAAATTGCTGGAGGACGCCGGGCTGGTTGATTACAGGAAGGACGGTCTTTGGGTGAATTATCACCTGACAGACGGGGGCCGCAGCCCTTATGCAGCGGCGCTTTTGGGAAACCTCCGTCACTGGCTGGAGAAGGATGAGCAGGTGGCGCCCCTTTTGGAAAAACTGCCGTCCATTTGTCGCGAGGAGATCTGCAGAAGATAG
- a CDS encoding MBL fold metallo-hydrolase: protein MELLDNLHVFSWNSMTANNCNAYFIDNGKRILIDPGHYHLFDHVRDELDRLSLSPEDMDMVIITHGHPDHMEGVRIFQDTDAVVAVSSREMEFIQTVAPHYGAALGIPDFEPQILLQEGDLKVGDLVFEVIHTPGHSPGSICLYWPERKVLFTGDVVFNNGIGRTDLPGGNGEALKESIQKISRLDVEYLLTGHGDIVSGKEAVRENFKAIEAYWFAYL from the coding sequence ATGGAGCTATTGGATAATCTGCACGTCTTTTCGTGGAACAGCATGACGGCCAACAACTGCAACGCTTATTTCATCGATAATGGAAAGAGGATACTGATAGACCCGGGCCATTATCATCTGTTCGATCACGTGCGGGATGAGCTTGACAGGCTTTCCCTCTCCCCTGAAGACATGGATATGGTCATTATCACCCACGGCCATCCCGATCATATGGAGGGAGTCAGGATATTTCAAGATACAGATGCGGTGGTGGCTGTCTCATCCCGGGAAATGGAATTCATCCAGACCGTCGCCCCCCACTATGGCGCGGCCCTTGGGATCCCCGATTTCGAACCGCAGATTCTGCTCCAGGAAGGGGACCTGAAGGTGGGGGATCTGGTTTTTGAGGTCATCCATACACCAGGACATTCTCCGGGTTCCATATGCCTCTATTGGCCTGAACGAAAGGTCCTTTTTACAGGCGATGTGGTATTTAACAACGGAATCGGGAGGACCGATCTCCCGGGCGGTAACGGCGAGGCTCTCAAGGAGAGCATCCAAAAGATCTCCCGGCTTGATGTGGAGTACCTGCTGACAGGCCACGGCGATATCGTGTCGGGCAAGGAGGCCGTCCGGGAAAATTTCAAGGCCATCGAGGCCTACTGGTTTGCGTACCTATAG
- a CDS encoding LysR family transcriptional regulator produces the protein MDFDLRQLEIFRKVVDLKSFSKAADAVFLVQASVSERISTLENMVGTRLLDRLGREVVPTRAGELLYKHAVLLLDMKRTAALEMADFLGIRRGEIRLGGSTIPGEYILPRVIGRFCRDYASLWVTLTVGDSVGIESRVLAGGLELGVVGSKGSHKSLIQHELWRDELVLAVPAGHRWAQKKEVPVNALNEEPFIFREPGSGTFKILDGYLQSAGSAGLSALKPVACFGTSTAIKEGIKGGLGISVLSSRAVDTELETGILKALRIQGLPMYRNFFMIRDRRRIVSPLCQALIDFLLTTTRTERE, from the coding sequence ATGGATTTTGATCTGCGCCAGCTGGAAATATTCCGGAAGGTGGTGGACCTGAAGAGCTTTTCAAAGGCTGCGGACGCCGTGTTTCTGGTTCAGGCCTCGGTGAGCGAACGGATCAGCACCCTTGAAAACATGGTCGGGACCCGGCTCCTGGATCGTCTGGGCCGGGAGGTGGTCCCCACCAGGGCCGGTGAACTCCTCTACAAACACGCGGTCCTCCTTCTGGATATGAAGCGGACAGCGGCCCTGGAGATGGCCGATTTTCTGGGCATCAGACGGGGCGAAATACGTCTTGGCGGGAGCACCATCCCCGGCGAGTACATCCTGCCCAGGGTGATCGGCCGGTTCTGCCGGGATTACGCTTCTTTGTGGGTAACCTTGACGGTGGGAGATTCCGTCGGTATCGAAAGCCGGGTCCTGGCCGGGGGCCTTGAGTTGGGCGTGGTGGGTTCCAAAGGGTCCCACAAGAGCCTTATTCAGCATGAACTCTGGAGAGACGAACTGGTTCTGGCAGTCCCTGCCGGACACCGCTGGGCCCAAAAAAAGGAGGTCCCTGTGAATGCCCTGAATGAGGAGCCTTTTATCTTCAGGGAACCCGGATCAGGCACCTTCAAGATTCTTGACGGCTATCTCCAGTCCGCCGGATCAGCCGGCCTGAGCGCCCTCAAACCGGTTGCATGCTTTGGAACATCGACCGCGATAAAGGAAGGGATAAAGGGGGGGCTCGGGATTTCGGTGCTCTCATCAAGGGCCGTGGATACCGAACTCGAGACCGGCATCCTCAAGGCCCTCAGAATCCAGGGGCTTCCCATGTACCGGAATTTTTTTATGATCAGGGACAGGCGGAGGATCGTATCCCCCCTGTGTCAGGCCTTGATCGACTTCCTGTTAACGACCACTCGGACGGAAAGAGAATAA
- the metG gene encoding methionine--tRNA ligase, protein MSERFYVTTPIYYVNAEPHIGHAYSTIVADVLNRFHMVSGMDTFFLTGTDEHGDKIVSAAEQSGQSPKAYVDRISRMFRDLWPRLNISYNRFIRTTDSDHQETVRLILNRVKEKGDIYFSEYEGLYCFGCERFYTEKELVDGKCPDHQTEPEVIKEANYFFRMSRYQQWLIDHIRSNPDFIRPERYKNEVLSFLSEPLEDLCISRPKSRLTWGITLPFDENFVTYVWFDALINYVSALGYPSGSRFKTYWPWAQHVIAKDILKPHGIYWPCMLKSAGIEPYRHLNVHGYWNISRDKMSKSLGNVVRPLELVDIYGLDAFRYFLLREMVFGLDSEFSEEALVSRLNADLANDLGNLVSRSLTMVQKYFKGNLPDSGKSHAPDEALKQSALELVDTYEDLMKDLGLHKALMAVWEVIARVNKYIDEMAPWVLAKSDKERLSTVICHIFETLRIVAGLLWPFIPESAEKIQSQLGLPKQGKEVTLQDLRTWGAERPARTMTKASSLFPRIEKQKEEPSATPITREKKSSPSKDRDGGSSGEPSLISYEDFQKMDLRIGVIRAAEAIPESKKLIQLTVDIGEERTVVAGLKGHYTEEALIGKEVLLVANLKPATLMGVESRGMVLAATDRSGLHLLVPDTETVAGSRVK, encoded by the coding sequence GTGTCCGAACGATTTTATGTCACCACCCCCATCTATTATGTGAATGCAGAACCCCATATCGGCCATGCCTACTCCACCATTGTGGCAGATGTCTTGAATCGTTTCCACATGGTGTCGGGCATGGATACGTTTTTCCTGACGGGCACGGATGAACATGGGGATAAGATCGTTTCGGCCGCTGAACAATCGGGCCAGTCTCCAAAGGCGTATGTGGACCGGATCAGCCGGATGTTCAGGGACCTCTGGCCCAGGTTGAACATCTCATACAACCGGTTCATCCGGACCACGGACTCGGATCACCAGGAAACCGTAAGGCTGATCCTGAATCGCGTCAAGGAAAAGGGCGACATCTATTTCAGCGAGTACGAGGGCCTCTACTGCTTTGGCTGTGAACGGTTCTACACGGAAAAGGAACTGGTGGACGGGAAGTGTCCTGATCATCAGACCGAGCCCGAGGTGATCAAGGAGGCCAATTACTTTTTCCGGATGAGCCGGTATCAGCAATGGCTCATCGATCACATCCGGTCGAATCCGGATTTCATCCGGCCCGAGCGATACAAAAACGAGGTCCTCTCTTTCTTGTCCGAGCCCCTTGAGGACCTCTGCATCTCGCGGCCCAAGTCGCGCCTGACATGGGGGATTACCCTTCCCTTTGATGAAAATTTTGTGACTTACGTATGGTTTGACGCGCTCATCAACTATGTTTCGGCGCTGGGGTATCCCTCAGGCAGCCGGTTTAAGACATACTGGCCGTGGGCCCAGCACGTTATTGCCAAGGACATCCTGAAACCCCACGGCATCTACTGGCCCTGCATGCTCAAGTCCGCCGGCATCGAACCTTACCGGCACCTCAATGTGCACGGGTATTGGAATATCAGCCGGGACAAGATGTCCAAGAGCCTGGGAAACGTGGTTCGACCCCTCGAACTGGTGGATATCTACGGTCTGGATGCGTTCCGGTATTTTCTCCTGAGGGAGATGGTTTTCGGACTCGATTCCGAGTTCAGTGAAGAGGCGTTGGTGTCCAGGCTGAATGCGGATCTGGCCAATGACCTGGGCAACCTTGTGAGCCGAAGTCTCACCATGGTCCAGAAATATTTCAAGGGAAACCTGCCGGATTCGGGGAAGTCCCATGCACCGGATGAGGCCCTGAAACAAAGCGCTCTCGAACTGGTGGATACTTACGAAGACCTGATGAAGGACCTGGGCCTGCACAAGGCCCTCATGGCCGTATGGGAGGTGATTGCCAGGGTCAATAAGTACATCGACGAGATGGCGCCCTGGGTTCTGGCAAAGTCCGATAAGGAGCGCCTTTCCACCGTGATCTGCCACATCTTTGAGACCCTGAGGATAGTCGCCGGTCTCCTGTGGCCCTTTATCCCCGAATCCGCTGAAAAAATCCAGAGCCAGCTGGGACTTCCCAAGCAGGGGAAGGAGGTCACCCTTCAAGACCTCAGAACGTGGGGGGCTGAAAGACCTGCCCGGACAATGACAAAGGCGTCTTCCCTCTTCCCCCGTATAGAGAAGCAGAAGGAGGAACCCTCGGCAACGCCGATAACGCGTGAGAAAAAATCCTCTCCGTCCAAGGACCGAGACGGGGGATCGTCCGGAGAGCCGTCCCTGATTTCTTATGAGGACTTCCAGAAGATGGATCTGAGGATCGGCGTCATACGGGCGGCCGAGGCGATTCCGGAATCCAAAAAACTCATACAGCTGACCGTCGATATCGGCGAAGAACGAACCGTGGTGGCGGGTCTCAAGGGCCACTATACCGAAGAGGCCCTGATCGGGAAAGAGGTCCTGCTGGTGGCCAACCTGAAGCCGGCGACCTTGATGGGCGTGGAGTCCCGCGGCATGGTCCTGGCCGCCACGGACAGGTCCGGTCTCCACCTCCTGGTCCCGGACACCGAGACGGTTGCGGGAAGCCGGGTCAAATAG
- a CDS encoding stage 0 sporulation family protein: MNKIVGVQFRPHGKVYDFESGHFVLNKGDRVMVVTEEGPAIGCVCTMPQTLTGGDADQNLKKIFRLATREEIERYESDCSLEKEVYEYCHLKVKERSLPMRLVSVERRFDGGKIVVYFTADGRVDFRQLVKDLVGKFRTRIEMRQIGVRHQAKMVGGLGTCGRPLCCTSFLSTFDPVTIKMAKKQNISLNPNKISGMCGRLMCCLTFEHEYYEKIKKNFPKIGKRIMTKEGEGKVIRQNVMKETVTVTLDSGTELEIPVKELGTGSGAPKEGLFKRKKSKKE, translated from the coding sequence ATGAATAAAATCGTCGGTGTACAGTTCAGACCCCATGGAAAGGTGTATGATTTCGAGTCGGGTCACTTTGTCCTCAACAAAGGGGACAGGGTGATGGTTGTCACCGAAGAAGGCCCTGCCATCGGCTGTGTCTGCACCATGCCTCAGACCCTGACCGGCGGGGACGCCGATCAAAACCTCAAAAAGATCTTTCGCCTGGCGACACGGGAGGAGATTGAACGGTACGAAAGCGATTGCAGCCTGGAGAAGGAAGTATATGAATACTGCCACCTGAAGGTGAAGGAACGATCCCTCCCCATGCGTCTTGTCTCGGTGGAAAGACGCTTTGACGGTGGTAAGATCGTGGTCTATTTCACCGCGGATGGAAGGGTCGATTTCAGACAATTGGTCAAGGATCTGGTGGGAAAATTCAGGACCCGGATCGAGATGAGACAGATCGGGGTCCGCCATCAGGCCAAGATGGTGGGTGGACTGGGGACCTGCGGCCGTCCCTTGTGCTGCACCTCTTTCCTCAGTACCTTTGATCCGGTAACCATAAAGATGGCCAAGAAACAGAACATCTCTCTCAATCCCAACAAGATATCAGGGATGTGCGGGAGACTTATGTGTTGCCTCACTTTTGAGCATGAGTACTACGAAAAGATCAAGAAGAACTTCCCCAAGATCGGGAAACGGATCATGACCAAAGAGGGGGAAGGAAAGGTCATCCGGCAAAACGTCATGAAGGAGACGGTGACCGTGACCCTGGACTCGGGCACGGAACTCGAGATCCCGGTCAAGGAGCTTGGGACCGGTTCAGGCGCGCCGAAAGAGGGGCTGTTCAAGCGAAAAAAATCAAAAAAGGAGTAA
- the holB gene encoding DNA polymerase III subunit delta', which yields MAEERIPHAYLFTGIPGIGKTSTAIALTMALNCRRPTAIEACGICPPCRQMAGGNFPDFISITPDGKNIKIEQIRELNRRLSYAPVSAKYRVCVIQQADAVTSEAANSFLKTLEEPPPGNILVLNAVEPLNLLPTIVSRCQRIPFQPLPVEAMIDWLVTEKKLDRQKATIAAKASGGSLGSALRISNHQFFEKREAWISRLLKLPCLSKGDALEMAMESATREKGRGSDKGEAGEPGLLEMLALWGSWYRDLLIIKIGGSEHLLTNVDFREHLKDAARYVTIENLTASLMTVDQAVRDLRRMGNAQLVMGHAILRLLSLCSNET from the coding sequence ATGGCTGAGGAGAGGATTCCCCATGCCTATCTGTTTACCGGGATTCCGGGAATCGGAAAGACGAGCACGGCCATAGCCTTGACCATGGCCCTGAACTGCCGGAGGCCGACAGCCATCGAGGCCTGCGGGATTTGCCCCCCATGCCGTCAGATGGCGGGGGGCAATTTCCCGGACTTTATTTCCATCACACCGGATGGAAAAAATATCAAGATCGAACAGATACGAGAACTCAACCGGAGGCTCAGTTACGCCCCGGTATCGGCAAAATACAGGGTCTGCGTTATTCAGCAGGCCGATGCCGTGACAAGCGAAGCGGCCAATAGTTTTCTGAAGACCCTGGAGGAACCTCCGCCCGGCAATATCCTGGTGCTCAATGCGGTCGAACCTTTGAATCTGCTGCCCACGATCGTATCCCGTTGCCAGAGGATCCCTTTTCAGCCGCTTCCTGTTGAGGCGATGATTGACTGGCTTGTCACGGAAAAGAAGCTGGATCGGCAGAAGGCAACCATCGCGGCCAAGGCATCGGGCGGAAGCCTGGGAAGCGCCCTTCGGATAAGTAACCATCAGTTTTTTGAGAAAAGGGAGGCGTGGATCTCCCGTCTTCTGAAACTGCCCTGCCTGTCCAAAGGAGACGCCCTGGAAATGGCCATGGAATCGGCCACCAGAGAAAAGGGGAGGGGATCGGACAAGGGGGAGGCCGGCGAACCGGGGCTGCTGGAAATGCTGGCCCTGTGGGGGAGCTGGTACAGGGATCTTTTGATCATCAAAATCGGGGGTTCGGAGCATCTGCTCACAAATGTGGACTTTCGGGAACACTTGAAAGATGCTGCCCGATACGTTACCATAGAAAACCTGACGGCCAGCCTGATGACCGTGGATCAGGCGGTCCGGGATCTTCGCAGGATGGGAAATGCCCAGCTGGTGATGGGACACGCAATCCTGAGGCTTCTAAGCCTTTGCAGCAACGAAACATGA